The stretch of DNA TCCGCGTCGTAGACGTACGAAGTGCCGACCTGTGCCCCGGTGTTCTGGACGGTGGCGGTCTTGCCCTGGCCGTCCCAGGTCAGGTTCTTGGTGCCGGTCGGGTTGGTGAGGCTGGTGGTGTTGCCGGCCGCGTCGTAGGTGAAGGTGGACTGGGTGGTGGTGCCGCCGGTGATCACCGAGGAGGTGAGCAGGGCGTGCGGGCCACCGGTGCCGCCACCGGTCTTCGGGTCGGTGGACTTGGTGTTGGCCGTGGTGCCGAAGGTCTGGTTGACCGTCCGGTCCTTGGAGGTGACGCCGGTCGGGTCGTGCTGGACGAGCTGGGTGCGGTTGCCGGTCTTGTCGTAGGCGTAGGACTGCCAGTACGGGGACGGGCCGCCGATCCGGCTGCTCGCCGTGGCCGTGGTCGGCTCGACCGGGTTGGTGCAGGCGCCGATGCCCGAGACCGAGGGAGCGGGCTGCGTGGTCGCGCCGCCCTGGTCGGTCCAGGCGGCGGTGAGCCGGCCCAGGTAGTCGTAGGTGAAGCACTGCTGGTCGGCGGTGGCGCCGTCCTGCACGTCGCGCACCGAGGTCATCGACCCGGCCTGGTTGAACGTGTAGGTGGTGGCGTCCACGCTCGCGGTCGCGGCGGTCTGCTTGTCCAGGGTGGACTGCACGACGCGCCCGGTGCCCGGGTCGTAGACCTGGGTGGAGACGACCTGGGTGCCGTAGGGGCCGATCGTGGTACGGGTCGGCTTGCCGAAGGCGTCGTACTGGATGTCGGAGATGAGGTGCGACTGCCCACTGGTGGTCAGCAGGTTGCCGTCCACGTCGTAGGACTTGGTGACCCGCTCACCCGGCACGGCGCCGGTGGTCCCGATGGTGGTGCGCAGCGGCAGCCCGAGGACGGCCGAGTAGGTCTGCGTGGTGGTGTAGGTGCCGGCCAGGCCGTTCTCGACGGACGGGATGGTGACGGAGGCACCGGTCGGGCGGTAGCCGTTGTCGTAGCCGGTGACGGCGGTGGTGTACGCGGAGCCCTTGGAGTAGCTGGTCGAGGAGGTCGGCTTGCCCTTGGCCAGGGTGTCGTACGTCCAGGAGGCGTTCAGCTTGGAGCTGTCCGTGTTCGAGGTGCCGTCGTACTGCCCGGTCTTGCGGCCCAGCAGGTCGTAGCTGAAGCTGGTCGACACGCCGCGGCCATCGGTCGCGGTGACCAGGCGTCCGTTGCTGTCGTACGTGCGGTAGGACGTCCCGGCGTCCGGGTCGGTGCTGGAGGTCTGCTCGCCCAGCAGGTCGTAGCTGTAGGTCCAGGTGTTGCCGCTGGAGTCCTTGCGCCAGCTCGGCGCACCCGCGGGGGTGTAGCCGAACGTGGTCTCGTCGTATGGGCCGGTGGGCGTGTTCGACTTGTACTGCCGCAGTGCCGTGGTGGCGCCGGTGGCGTCGGTGATGGTGCTGGTGGCGTACCCGCCGGCCGGCGGGGTGACGTCGGTGCGGTCGGCGCCGACGTAGGTGGTGGTGGTCCGCCACTGCTCCTGACCGTAGGAGATCGTCTTGGCGGCCGTCACCCGGCCCATGCCGTCGAACTCGTTCCAGGTCTGCGCGGGCACCTTGGCGTCCTGCGGCGCGTAGACCGTGCCGACCGGGCCGGAGTCGCTGTTGTAGTAGGCCGAGCTGGCCTTGATCTGCCAGCCGTGCGAGTCGAAGTTGGCGTCGGTGATCAGGCGCCCGATGGTGCCGTAGACCGGCACCGACTGGGTCTGCCGCACCCGGCCCAGACCGTCGTAGATCTGGATGCTGGTGGTGTAGGACCCGTTCTCGCGGATCGCGTGGCTGGTCACCGTCGAGGGGGAGGCGGTGCCGTTCAGCGCGTACTCGAAGGTGCGGTTCGCGGTCTGGGTGGCACTGTCGCGGCCCGGCAGCCAGACCGAGGTCAGGCGGCCGAGGGCGTCGTAGGCCTCGTCGGTGAGGTAGCCGTTCTCGTCCACCGCGCGGGTGGGCACGGCGCGGCCCGGGTCCAGCGTGGTGGTGGTCTTCCAGCCCAGCGGGTTGATGACGTCCACCTGGCGGGGCAGCTCACCCGTGGTCGGGGTGTAGACCGTGTTGGTCGTGGTGCCCTGCTGGTGGGTGGTCTGGTCGGTGTTGTTGGGGTTGGTGGTGGAGAGCTGACGTCCGTAGACGTCGAAGGTGGCCTTGGCGGTGGACCGGTAGACCGGGTTGCCGCTGCCGTCGTAGCTCGCCAGCACCCGGGTCTCGGTCTGCTCGGCCAACTGGCCGATGGTGCCGACCTGCTGGCCGTCGTAGACGGTCTGCATGTCCTGCAGGGTGTTCGCCGCGGTCGGCGTCTGGCCGCAGGCGCCGGAGAGGGTGAGCACCCGGGAGGGGTACTCGCTCAGCTGGGCGTTGGCCCCCGAGGCGTAGGTGGTGCTGGAGCAGACCTCCTGCTCCGGGTGGGCCAGGTCGCCCTTGACGTCCGAGGTGAGCACCCGGCCGGCGTGCGCCGAGTCGTAGGTGGCGTCGCGCTCGGTGGTCCGCCAGGTGCCGTCGGAGAGCAGCGAACGGTCCTTCACCTGGGCGGTGTTGACGGACTTCGCGGTCACCTTGGGCAAGGTGGTGGGGTTCTGGGTGTGGGTGGCGGTCACCGGACCGACCCACGGGGTGGAGAGCTCGCCGCCGACCACGGTGCCGCCGGCGGCGGTGTAGCTCTGGGTCTCCCGGACGAAGCCCGCGTACTCGGGCGCGTCGGTGATCGAGCCGCCCCAGCTGTCGGGGACGGAGACCGAGCGGGTGGAGCCGCTCGCGAGCACGTCGCCGTCCATGCCGCGCAGGAAGGTGGAGACGGCCTGCGTCTTGGCGCCGTCGCCGCCGTTGCCGGTGGTGGTGGTGACGGTCTGGTAGCCGCGGAACTGGTCCCAGGTACGGGACTTGTCGTCGGCGAACTCCGAGTCGTTGCGGTGCCAGGCGGCGCCGCCGCCGTACGCGTAGTCGGTCACCTTGGCCACGGCGCCGGTGGTGCTGTCCTGCTCGGTGACCTCCTGGACCAGGATCTTCTGGAACCAGTCGTTGACCGGCGTGGTGGAGCCGGGGGTGGCCCAGATGACCGGCATGCAGGCCATCGTGTTGGAGTCGGCCGAGGCCGGCATGGTGTTCTTCAGCCGCGAGCACTCGACCGGCTTGTAGGTCACGTTGATCTTGCCACCGGTCTCGGTGGTGATCTGCTGCATGCGCGGGCGGTTGAACTGCGGCGCGGCCGGCACCAGGCCGTCGACCCGGTTGGCGATCTCCCACGGGGTGAAGGAGACGGCCGGCAGGCTGATCGGCGTCTTGCCGTTGGAGCCGGTGCGCTGGATCGAGGAGAGCCAGAGGGTCGGCTGGGTGCCGTCGCCCGGGTCCGGGAAGGTCTGGGTCAGCGCGTAGCTGTCCACCGGCCGGTACGCGCCGGAGACCAGCACGTTGGTGGCGATCGTGGTCAGCCGCTTGGTGGTCCAGAAGGTCGGCCCGTAGACCGAGCAGCTGCCCGAGGAGGCGCAGTTCTGGTCCAGCGGGGAGTCCGGCCAGTACTGCTGGTTGGCCGTGGTGCGCTGGGACGGGTCGCAGGTGATGCTGCCCGAGGGCAGGCAGCGCTCGGCGGTGGTGAAGCTGACCTGGACGGCCGGCTTCGCGGCGCCCTTGGCGGCGATCTGGTCGGCGAGCCGCTGGCCGTAGCCGATCTGGGTCGGGTACGAGGCGCGGGTGTACCCGGTGAGGGTGCCGGTGCCGTTGTTCTGGCCGCCGCCGCGCGAGTAGTAGTTGCCCTCCTGCGCGTACGTGTAGGTGATCAGGTTGCCGTGCAGGTCGACGACGTAGTCCAGGTTCCACTGCCAGGCCATCTGGCACCAGGAGGCCTGGCCGGTCGAGGAGCTGTAGCAGGGGTCGCCGCTGTTGGGCGAGTACACCGGCACGGTGTTCACCGAGTTGGCGGCCGGGTCGGTGCCGTCGCCGCCGGGGAGGTGGTTGGCGCCGAAGTAGTAGACGGTGCCGTCGGTGGTGGTGACCTTGAAGCCCTCACCGTGCCAGGCGCCGTTGTTGAGGCCGGTCAGCGGCTCGACCAGGGTGCCGTCCTCGCCCTGGAGGTGCAGCGAGCCGTTGCTGTCATCGCGCACCAGCTGGCCCGAGTGGCCGGCCAGGTTGAGCGAGAGGGACTGGCCCGCCCAGCACTCGTCACCGGAGTTGGTGATGCCGTCGCTGATGCAGGGCTTGTAGTTCCGCGAGACCGAGCCGGTCTGGTAGTCCCAGCCCTCGCCGATCCAGGAGGACTGCGAGTTGGTGGAGGCCGTCCGGCCGTCCACCGAGGAGGAGTCGTAGCCGAGCGAGAGGCTCGGGGCCGCGCCGCCCAGCGAGGTGGGGGCGTCCAGCGTGTAGCTGTAGGTGAAGTTGCCGGCGTTCGAGCCGGCGCTCCAGGCCGCCGAGGGGGAGATCGGCGAGGCCGCGAAGCTGCCGCTGCTGCCGGAGGGCGCGGCCGTGGCGGCCAGCACCATCGCGGGGGCCGCGGCCGAACCGGCCGGGGAGGCCATCGACTTGACGGTGCCGCCGGTCTGCTGGGTCGGCAGGGTGACCTCGGCCTTGACCTGGCCGGTCCGTGCGTCCACGGAGGAGGCGACCGGGGTCTGCTTCTGGCAGGCGGCCAGCTGAGGCGTGGTCAGCGCACAGGCCGGCAGCTCGACCAGGCGGGCCCGGTCGGCCCAACCGGCGTTGCCGGTCAGTGCCTTCATGTCCAGGGTGACCTGCACCGGGCCGGTCGCGGCGGTGGTGGCATCGGCGCTGCCGAGGGTGAGCACCGGGCCCGGGGCGCCGGCCGCCTTGGCCTTGGCCTGGTCCACCAGCTCGACCTTGACTGAGGGGGCGGGGGCCTCGGCGGTGGCTGCCGCCGACTTGGCAACGGCCGGGTGGCCGTCCGAGGCGTCCGCCAGCCAGACCGGGAGCTGCCCGGCCTGCACCTGGGCGGAGCCGGCGGAGGACGGGGAGGCCCCGCCGGTCATCGCCCGGGCGGCCAGCTGCTCGGCGGAGGTCTTCGGGAGGGAGATCGTGGCCGAACCAGCCTGTGGCAGAGCGGCCTTGGCGGGCTGCCAGTTCTTCGGCACCGGGCCGGTCGGGCCCTTGGTGCCGGGCTTGGGCGCGTTCGCGCCGGGCACCGACTGGGTCTTGGGCAGCGGGGTCTTCGGCGGGACCCACACCTTGGGGTGCGGCTGGTGGGCCGCGAAGGCCTCGGCCGAAGGGGCGGTCAGCAGCGAGACGGTGACGGCCAGTACGGCGGCCGCGCTGGTCAGTC from Kitasatospora sp. MMS16-BH015 encodes:
- a CDS encoding RHS repeat-associated core domain-containing protein; protein product: MSGLRRQIPLWPKPGDGRRLTSAAAVLAVTVSLLTAPSAEAFAAHQPHPKVWVPPKTPLPKTQSVPGANAPKPGTKGPTGPVPKNWQPAKAALPQAGSATISLPKTSAEQLAARAMTGGASPSSAGSAQVQAGQLPVWLADASDGHPAVAKSAAATAEAPAPSVKVELVDQAKAKAAGAPGPVLTLGSADATTAATGPVQVTLDMKALTGNAGWADRARLVELPACALTTPQLAACQKQTPVASSVDARTGQVKAEVTLPTQQTGGTVKSMASPAGSAAAPAMVLAATAAPSGSSGSFAASPISPSAAWSAGSNAGNFTYSYTLDAPTSLGGAAPSLSLGYDSSSVDGRTASTNSQSSWIGEGWDYQTGSVSRNYKPCISDGITNSGDECWAGQSLSLNLAGHSGQLVRDDSNGSLHLQGEDGTLVEPLTGLNNGAWHGEGFKVTTTDGTVYYFGANHLPGGDGTDPAANSVNTVPVYSPNSGDPCYSSSTGQASWCQMAWQWNLDYVVDLHGNLITYTYAQEGNYYSRGGGQNNGTGTLTGYTRASYPTQIGYGQRLADQIAAKGAAKPAVQVSFTTAERCLPSGSITCDPSQRTTANQQYWPDSPLDQNCASSGSCSVYGPTFWTTKRLTTIATNVLVSGAYRPVDSYALTQTFPDPGDGTQPTLWLSSIQRTGSNGKTPISLPAVSFTPWEIANRVDGLVPAAPQFNRPRMQQITTETGGKINVTYKPVECSRLKNTMPASADSNTMACMPVIWATPGSTTPVNDWFQKILVQEVTEQDSTTGAVAKVTDYAYGGGAAWHRNDSEFADDKSRTWDQFRGYQTVTTTTGNGGDGAKTQAVSTFLRGMDGDVLASGSTRSVSVPDSWGGSITDAPEYAGFVRETQSYTAAGGTVVGGELSTPWVGPVTATHTQNPTTLPKVTAKSVNTAQVKDRSLLSDGTWRTTERDATYDSAHAGRVLTSDVKGDLAHPEQEVCSSTTYASGANAQLSEYPSRVLTLSGACGQTPTAANTLQDMQTVYDGQQVGTIGQLAEQTETRVLASYDGSGNPVYRSTAKATFDVYGRQLSTTNPNNTDQTTHQQGTTTNTVYTPTTGELPRQVDVINPLGWKTTTTLDPGRAVPTRAVDENGYLTDEAYDALGRLTSVWLPGRDSATQTANRTFEYALNGTASPSTVTSHAIRENGSYTTSIQIYDGLGRVRQTQSVPVYGTIGRLITDANFDSHGWQIKASSAYYNSDSGPVGTVYAPQDAKVPAQTWNEFDGMGRVTAAKTISYGQEQWRTTTTYVGADRTDVTPPAGGYATSTITDATGATTALRQYKSNTPTGPYDETTFGYTPAGAPSWRKDSSGNTWTYSYDLLGEQTSSTDPDAGTSYRTYDSNGRLVTATDGRGVSTSFSYDLLGRKTGQYDGTSNTDSSKLNASWTYDTLAKGKPTSSTSYSKGSAYTTAVTGYDNGYRPTGASVTIPSVENGLAGTYTTTQTYSAVLGLPLRTTIGTTGAVPGERVTKSYDVDGNLLTTSGQSHLISDIQYDAFGKPTRTTIGPYGTQVVSTQVYDPGTGRVVQSTLDKQTAATASVDATTYTFNQAGSMTSVRDVQDGATADQQCFTYDYLGRLTAAWTDQGGATTQPAPSVSGIGACTNPVEPTTATASSRIGGPSPYWQSYAYDKTGNRTQLVQHDPTGVTSKDRTVNQTFGTTANTKSTDPKTGGGTGGPHALLTSSVITGGTTTQSTFTYDAAGNTTSLTNPTGTKNLTWDGQGKTATVQNTGAQVGTSYVYDADGNQLLRRDPGKVTLNLGADEVTLDTSSGAMTDNRYYSAPGGLTIARTTVTTTAGTAPSTLAYQASDPHGTNGIQFDAATLAQTRRPTDPFGNPRGTQPAAGTWVGDKGFVGGTQDDSTGLTNLGAREYDPSSGRFLATDPLFIAGDPQQWNGYAYANNNPIDHSDPSGTCIVTDDGYCRGPHDPVVTGGTTAPSGSDGSSSSTGTSAASDNKAAAAAAAAAALRQQQAAEEALAKAKQAREELIKKVIDVVGDLIGFNDARDCFTKGDVMGCINTALNFVPWGKVFKAVKVGIKAVKLWKEADKAYTAIHDAEKIAVEAEKGLVEARKTEKEAAEAEAAATKAEEGPTPETKSDTPNSEPSHAEEPSSNSSGETCNSFPAGTLVQLADGTFKAINALNIGDVVLATDPQTGTTKAEPVQATIVGHDDTTFTELTVTPAGDPAHGTTVTSTAHHPYWDVTTNRWTDATDLNPGDTLRQPDGSLATVTTVQRYQTTPQTAFNLTVAQLHTYYVLAGATPVLVHNCDKYDDLVSEARESGTTIDPKDKRKEYERAGRALEKHSGPGRESYVEGRWPVPEGKRNPTAWNALGRQVQDAILDNVDTVEHYYSRKYKSNLLDIRSTDGRGIRYWVTDGKVIFMGFLD